In the genome of Lactobacillus intestinalis, the window GTGGTAAACTTAGATGCACTATGACTAAGTCATTAACACCTTTGAATGCAACAAATTTACGCAAGGCTCATAAATTAGTGGAAAGTGGTCACATGACTGGAAAAGTTGTGGTTTCTGACTGGGAGAATAATTAAGATAGTTCTTACAAGCATTAATTGTTTGCCAGTGACCATTAGTTTACAAGCTAGGGGCCTTTTTTTGCTTTTTTAAGACTAATGCTAGACTGGTAGAAATTAATAAAAACAATGAATAGCATTTTAATTATTTTTAGTTGTGTTAATCACTATATGTTTGCAAACCTAGTGTAAAATACACCAAGCAAAAAAAGCCCCAACTTACGTTGGAGCTTTTTTTCTATAACCAATCTTAACTAATGTCTTAATTAGCTAACGGTCTAACCGTTATTTCCTCATGACTCATATTAGACTTTTTATGAAAGAGAGTCAATTAGTTTGGTTAGAATTGATATAAAAGTATTAATTTTTTGATTATCAGAATACCATTCACTGTGCCGATTGAACCTTTGAAGAAGACGATTTCCTTCCCTAACTCTGTGCTCTGCTAACTTTTCTATGGCACTTCAGACTTAATAGGCTTTTTATAGTATTTAATTAAACTCAAGCTTATTTGCTTCATCGATCTTAGTTAGGAAAGATGAAACATCAGTAATAATATCATTGGTGTATGAAACATTAATCACATTAACCCAATTTTTTCTAAGAAAATAGTCGTCAATGTCGTATCTAACTTTAGTTAAGTATTTATAACTAATAAATAGTAGTTCAGAAAAAATCAAATTACGTTTTTGAGGCTGCATAACGAAATCCAGTAATAGATCTTTTCCAGAACCTTTAATAAAGTGAAAAAATTCGCAATTGATATGTCTAATCGGATGAAAAGGATATAAAATTTGAGAATTTAATACTTGTTTTTCAAATTGTCTAAGTAATTTTTGATCTTTTTTACTAATTTGATAATTATTGTTGTTTAAATTAATCATCGTATATCAATTCCTATTCTTACTATTGCACCTAAAGTATATAAATTGAAAAAAGTAAAAACAATGAATGTTAACTAAGTTGAAAAAGAAAAACTTTTCATATCGAAAGTAAAAAATTATTTTACTTTTGATATAATTTTTTTAATAATTAAGTAAAAGAAAGTTACAGATGATAAATATCTAGGAAAGAGAAGTGAGGAACAAGTTTGAGTGATATTAGGGTACAGAATACAAAGAATAATTTGATTGCTGCTCTTTTAAGCTGCTTAGAAAATAAGAGTGTGCATAAGTTAAAAGTAAAGGATATTATTGATAAAGCTGGCGTAAGTACTAGAACGTTTTATCAATATTATTCAGATGTCAATGATCTACTAAGAGATACAGAAGATAGTTTTGTTGCAGAGTATCTAAAAAATGTTGAAAAAGATCGTGATTCACTAGGAGATCTTGATTTAGATACACCTTTTGAAGATCAGTTAGAAACTATTTTAAATGCAACAAAAAATACTATTGAGTTCTGCTATGCACATAAAAAAGAGATTCAACTTTTGTTATCTGACAATGGGGATACGCGTTTCTATAATATGATTTTCCAGACTGGTTGTGAGGAAATTATGAAGCGTATGAGCCAGATGAAAAATATTGATGAGTTAAAAATGGACGAAAAAGAGCAAATGAGAATGATGATTAGCGTACAGGTATTTGTACATAGCATTATTGGCATGGTAAGAGTCTTGCTTGAATACAGCGATAGGTTAGCTCCATATGACGTTCGTCAGAGTATACTTACATTTTTACGTGAATCACCGGTAGCTTCTATGAATATAAATAAAAAATAGATAGTATAAATAATTTACAGTATATTAGTCTGGCCTACACGATAGTTGGCTTTTTTTACTGGCAATTGAGAAATAATTGTACTTAAATATGAAGTAGCATGAGAATAATAGTAATTAAAAAACTCAGTTTTAGGGGATACGTCAATGAAAATAGAAATTCCAACTATGAATGGGTTCATTCCAGATTGCTATAGTAAATTTGCTAATGAAGATCAAAAAATTGAAGGGAAGCCTAGTAGATCTTTCCCAATTTTTATTACTGATGCACCTGATAAGGCAAAAACTTTAGCTGTGTATTTTAGAGATTTTGATTCAGTTCCAGTTTGTGGATTTACTTGGATTCACTGGTTAGCTGCCAATCTTCCGGTTCGAGATGTGCCAGCTAATATTAGTCATTCTAAGAATACTAGCCTTGATTTCGTCCAAGGAAATAATAGCAATATTAGCAAGTTTTTAGGTGAAGATTCTGGCCCAGTTGAAGGCTATACAGGTCCGATGCCTCCTGATAAGACGCACTATTACACTTTAACCGTGTATGCATTAGATACAAAACTTGATCTAAAAGAAGGCTACTGGTTAAACGACTTTTTGCGTGAAATGGAAGGTCATATAGTTGATAGTGCTACGATTTCAGTTCCAAGCAGAGCACAATAAGCATCGAAGGTAATTGATAAAAGCTCGCGATTAATTTCGCGGGCTTTTTTGAAAAATATGCTATAATTTAGGTAAAGAAAAAGGAGATCCTATGATCTCCTTTGCAGCCCGCTTTAAGAGCGGTGACAAAATTATAGTTTTGGCAAACGCCTACTCAATAACTCGGTCAAAAGTTATAAATTGAGCGGCGTTTTTTATTTTTTGTTGTGATGATCGATATATGTTAGCAAAGCTAACACAAAAGTACCAAACAACAGCATTAACGAGATAGCCTCGTATACGCTCATCTGGCTGAACCCTTTCCAATTGATGTCGGTCCATAGGCCTCACCTTCAGGAGGAAAAACAGCCACCGCTCATAAAACTTTCTGCGGATATAATTATAGCGAATTAGCTCTCAATAAAAAAGCCCGCGATTAATTTCGCGGGCTTTTTACATGGTTTTATTTGTTAGTATCGGCAGTATTGGATTCTGTAGCATTTGAAGATTGAGTAGTGCTTGATTGGGTTGATGATTCGGTATCAGACTTAGAATCATTACCGTCATCGCTATTGTCACTAGTACTATCGTCAGTGCTTGATTCTTTGTCACTGTTATCTTCGTCACTCTTTGATTGATCCCTTTGCTTATCTTCATCAGAGGAGGAAGAACTTTCGTCTTTTGATTTTTGATCTTTATCCTCACTGCTGGAGCTAGAAGAATTACTGTCTTGATCAGCAGTAGAATTCTCAGCACTTGGATCAGAAGGATCATTCTTTTTACCAGTTTTATCAGTGCTCTCAGAATTTGAATTTTGATTCTTAGCCTTTGTAGTATCGTTATTTTGACGCACGTTATTGGCGTGGCTGATATAAGCGCCGGCACCTCCACCACCTAAAACAAACATTGCAAAAATCGCACCCCAAAAGATTAGTTTCTTCATTGCTAAAATGACTCTCCCTTGTATTAGAATTGCCCCAATTAGGGTTTCAAATGATAATAATATTGTAAATTATATATTTGGCAACAGAATTACAAAATTGTTAATTTTAGGAAATGTTAAGAAGTGTTATAGCTTTGAGTTTTCGTATCATCAAAATTACCGTTTATAACTAAATCCGTACCACTTATTTAAAATGATGATACTATTCCGACTTATTTAAGTATTCTTTACTTAAATCAAATAAAGGAAGTAATCACATGCTTATTGAAACTTATGGTTTAACTAAAAACTACGGCAAAAAATTAGCTTTGAATAATGTTGATCTCAAAATTGATCGGGGTCAATTGGTTGCCTATCTTGGAACTAACGGCGCAGGGAAATCTACGACAATTAATATCTTGACGGGGCTGTTGAAGCCAACTTCTGGAACAATTACCTATGCCCCTAATTTAAAAATCGGAGTAGTTTTTCAAGATAGCGTTCTAGATAACAATTTAACGGTTAAAGATAATCTGTATCTAAGAGCCAAAATGTACAAAACTTTTTCTAAAGATTGGTTAGCACAATTAATTAATTTGATTGGGATAAAGAAGTTTCTAAATCAAAAATATGGAACTTTATCTGGTGGTCAAAGAAGAAGAGTTGATATTGCGCGAGCTTTAATTGATCATCCAGATTTGCTGTTTTTGGATGAGCCGACTACAGGACTTGATTTACAGACAAGATTGGTAATTTGGAATCTGCTCCAAAAATTGCAGAAAGAACAAGGGTTAACGATTTTCTTAACTACGCATTATCTTGAAGAAGCGGAAAATGCTGATCAAATGTACATCTTAGAAAATGGCAATATTTTGGCTAAGGGATCTGCGAGTCAAATTAAAGAAAAATACGCACCAAGTAAATTGGTAGTGAAGATGAAAGATAATAAGCCACCACTTCATTCTAAAACTCTTAAGGATAATAACTTTGAGCTCGATGCACTAGATTCAAATCAAGCACTTGATTTTTTGACTAAAAATAAAAATCAGATTGAGGACTTTGAATATCACAAAGGCTCAATCAATGATGCATTTATCAAGATTACAGGAAAGGAACTTCAATAATGTTTGCTTTAGTTCAACGAAATATCAAGATTTATTTTTCTAACATCCCGGGCGTAATTATGTCATGCTTTGGAGCATTAATTTCATTTTTTATCTATGTGGGATTTTTACAGAAAAATTTAGAAAGTTCATGGCCTCAAATTGCCAATGCCAAGCAAATGCTTGATTTATGGATGATTACGGGAATTGTAGCAATTGCAGGGATTACGACTTCTTTTCAAGCGTTAGGCCAATTAGTCAAAGATCGAGAAACGCGCACTGCTGATGATATGCGTTTGACTGATCTTTCTCTTTCAGAGCAAAATTTAGCTTATGTTTTGTCTAGTTCAATTGTCAGTTTCTTAATGCAAATTATTACTTTCGTAGTAATGGATATTTACTTTACAGCTGTTGATAAAATTAATATCTCTCTTAAAAATAGCTTATTAGCGCTAATTTTCATGACATTAGGTGCAATTGGAGCAACCTTACTCAATGAAATAATTGTGCTCTTTATTCGTTCTTCAACTACATTTAGTCGTTTATCCGCAGTCATCGGGGCAATCGCTGGATTTGCTGTCGCTACTTATCTTCCTTATGGAACTTTGTCTTCTACGGCGCAAACTTTGGTAAAATTAGTCCCAAGTAGTTATGAAGCTTCTGCTTTGAGAAGTTTATTTTTAAATAAAATTAGTGAAGGTCAAATGCCAGCGAGTGTAAGAAGTACAATGGTTAACTATTTAGGAATTCATTTCAAAATTAATGGTTATCAGTTAACGCGTGCAGATACAGGCTATGTGATGATTGGGATGATTTTACTTTTAAGCCTAGTGATCATCTTGGCTTCACTAATAATAGGAAAGAGAAAAGTTCAAATTGAAAGTTAAGTTTCAAGCAGACCCATCTTTGGAAGATGAAATAGAGGTCGAAGTTAGAGCAAGCGATGAAAATATAACAGTTAAAAGACTCCTAACTTACTTGAATAAGTTTGGAAAGAAAGAGCGAAACCTTTTACCTGTGAAAACTAGTGAACGAATAGTTACCGTTAAAAGGGATGAATTGATCAAAGTTGAAGTTCAGGGCACCAGTCTAACTTATTACACAGTAAGTGAAGTAGTGAAAACGACGGGGCGACTATATCAGGTTTTGGAAAACTTGAATGATGATTTTGTCCAAGTTTCACGTCATTCTGTTATTAATTTGAATTATTTGGAATCATTAGAAAGTGGCTTCGCTGGGAACATGGTCGCGATTTTAGCAGAAGGATTAAAGACGGATGTTTCACGCCGTTATTTGCCAGATTTAGAAAGAGAGCTGGGACTTTAGAATGAAATGGTTTGGAAAATGCGTAGATTATTTTTTTACAGGGATGGGATTTGGAGCAATCTGCTATGTATGTATTTTGACTTTTCTTTATCCTGGAATTGCACCAACTGTTAAAGAAACAACTTCAGTTCTTGTCATATCCGGCTTTATTGGACTCATTTCCATGATTTTTGAAACAGACTTACCTATGAGCATTGCCATAATAATTCACTTTGTGGGTACTTTTTGCTTATTTGTTGTGATGGCATTGATTAATCCGCGCTGGGTAATTAATATTAGTACGATTGTAGTATTTGTTCTTATTTACGTTATAATTTGGCTCATTTGTCTTTTAGAACAAAAAAAGACAGTAAACCGAATCAATGATAGGATTAAGAAAAGAAATCTAAAATAGAAAACATAACTGCGAGGAAAACAGATGACATTAAATATTCGTACTGTAAAAATGGATGACTTAGATGCAATTGTTAAGCTTGAATCAAGTGCTTTTCATATGTCAGAAGAAATGACGCGTAAGGATATGATCGGGCGGATTGAAAATTACTCAGATACTTTTTTAGTTGCGGAAGTTGATGGAAAAGTAGTGGGGCACGCTTTTGGTCCAGCAAGTAAAGATCGCTACATTAAGGATGAACTATATTTCAAAAATCAGCCTAATAATGCACAGTATCCTTATCAGACGATTTTGAGTTTGGCGACTAGAAAAGAATATCGTAAGCAAGGGATTGCATCAGCTTTAATTGAGGAATTATGCAAGATTGCTCAAGCGCAGGATAGAGGTGCAGTTACACTGACTTGTTTACCTAAGCTCTTCCATTTTTATGAAACGCGCGGTTTTGTCAATGAAGGCAAGACCAGTGATGATATCCCTGATCCAGAAAATGTAAATAGCTACAATATGGTGAGAGAGATAAAAAAGTAAATTTTTGGAAATAAATAAAGAGAGATTTATAATGGTGATAAAAGGAGGTCCTGACTATGAGCAATGAATTTTGTCATAATGGAATGAAATGTCAACAGGGATGTCCATGTGCTGGTAAAGATGGTGTTTGTCATTGTTCCATGGTAAGTGAGAAAAAGTGCGTTTGTCAGAGTCATTGTAAAGAAAAAGAAGAGTAAAATAAAAATCTCATGTTAGCTATTAAGTTAGTAACATGAGATTTTTGTTATTAGTATCTGTCTTCTAAAAATTGATAATCACTTTCCCAAGACTTTTTCTATGGGCAACATCCGCTAAGGCTGCATTGACTTCAGTAAGAGAATATTGATTTCCAATGAGGGGATGAATTTGATTCTTCTCTAAAATCTTAGCAGCTTCCTCGAGTTGTTGACCATTAGCCTGAACAAAGATGAAGTGGTAATTTTGGTTGCGTTTTTTTGCCTCTTTTTCAATTTTGCGAGCAGCTACATTAAAAAGCAGTTCCTTAGCCAATCCCATATTCATTTTCTTAGCAAATTCCCTATTTGGCATCCCTTTCAGCGAAACAATCTCGCCGCCATCTTTAAGAATAGAAAGTTGCTTAATAGTTTCTTCTCCTCCAATGGTATCAATTACTGCATCTACATTAGCTACAGCTTTAGTATAATCTTCGGTTTTGTAATTGAAAAAGTTTTTAACGCCCAATTTTTCTAAACGAGCACGACTAGTTTCGTTTCCGGTAGTAATGACTTTGTAGCCTTGCGCAATCGCTAAAGGGATTGCCATTGCGCCAAAACTTCCCGATCCTCCAGAGATGAAAAGAGTTTGCCCAGCTTTTAGATTCAAAAGTTGAAAAGTTTGCATCGCTGTTAAGGCAGTTAAAGGAACAGCAACAGCTTCTTGATCACTTAAGTATTCAGGAACTTTAGCCACAGCTTTTTCGTTGATAACAATTTTTTGAGCAAAGGCGCCGATGTTATCGACGGGGTTACGTGCAAAAATACGGTCCCCGATCTTGAATTTAGTAACTTCAGGGCCAACCTTTTCTATAGTTCCTACGAATTCATTTCCCATAGTTTGAGGTAACTTGTACGGAACAACTAATTTAAGATCCCCATGAGAGATAAGGTTGTCCAAAGGATTGACAGCTGCAGTTTTGGTCTTAATAAGTAAGTCATGTGCACCAAGTAGTTGAGAATTAATATCTCGAATTTCAATTAAAGGATCTTTTTTATCATATTTAATTAGTTGAGCTGCTTTCATGATTTCTACTTCTTTCTAATTGCTTTAGTCTTTCAATTACGTCTGCCAAAGTATCGTGTTGCAAAGAATGCTGGAATTGTTTTTCGGCATCATCTAAAAAAGGAAAGACGGCATTAACAATATTACGACCGACAGGACATTCTGCATTTGCATTTTGATGAACTTGAAAGATATGAGGATCGTCTTCTTCAACAATTTTGTAAATAGTGAGGAGATCTAATTGAGCGGGATCGACCAGCAATTGAATTCCAGTTTTTCCACGATGGCTTTCAATGATTTTATGGTCTTTGAGAAAACTCATTATTTTCCGAATATAACTTGGATTCGTGCCGACGCTTTTCGCAATGTCAACTGAGTTGATAGGGTGGGGACTAAGCGCAATCATAGATAGAATATGGATTGCAATGGAAAATTTGGTATCTTTCATCTAAAATCCTCCTAAATAGATAATGTATCTTTTGCTGATACATTATTATATAAAATGAAAAAAGTCAAATAAAAGACTCCCGCATGAACGGGAGCCTTTTTCTTATTTAGTTAATTTATGTACTTTATGAGCCAAAACCATTTCTTTGTTTCGATCTTCATAGATGACATCCTTGATATAATTCCAAGGCACTTTTAATGTACCTCGATTATTTTTACGGAAGAGGAAGTCAGCATGATGATTTTCAAGATGATGCAGGTATCTTTTTGCGTTTTGAATTTGGGTGTGATGCTTCAAATTCAGTCTTGGTTCAAAATCAATGATCTTATGATCAGCGTTAAAAATCGGAGTAACTTTGTGATGCCAGTCATCAACTTTTGCAACATGATGACTCATCTTTTTGCCAGCATTTATAATATTCTCTTTAGTGGCTAAATCCTTCCGATCTTTTAACTCTGCATGTGGATCTAAATAATAGTTTCCTAAACCATCTTGACGATAAAGACGTAATTTTTCAAAGGACTTGTTATTTTTGTCCATTCTTACTTCAATAACGTCACCATTTTTGTGGTTCATTAAATACATGTGATGTTTTTTAGTGTAATTTACACCTTTCATGATCAGAATTCACCCCTTTTTCTATACCCTCTGTATGAAATAATATTATAGACGCATTTGGCTTGAATTCCAAGTTCCTGATTTCGATTTAAAGAAAATTACGGATAAATAATGTTTTTGAAAAATAGTATTAATATTTGCAATAAAAATAAGGCTCAATGAGCCTTATTTTTATTGAATTCATATTAAAATTATTCACCTTTGATAACGTGAACAGCTGGGTTCTTAGGACCTCTGGCTTTAGAGATAACACCCTTTTCAGCTAATTCATCAATTTGTTCTGGATCGTAACCAAGTGACTTCAAGATTTCCTTGTTGTTTTCACCAAGGTCTGGTGCTCTGTCGTAACTTGGCTTGTAGTTTGAAAGGGTGAATGGTAAACCGATGGTCTTAAAGTCACCACGGTTACCACCTTGATCAATGGTTACAATAGTACCATCGCTGTTTAAGTCAGGATCATTTTCAAGTTCGTGCCAATCAAGAACAGGACCAACTGGCACACCAGCTTTACCTAATTCCTTAGTTAAGGTGTATTTGTCATATTGCTTAGTGTAAGCTTCAATTAATGGATAAAGTTCTTCCTTGTGTAATTGACGGTGTTCCCAGTCAACAAATCTTGGATCCTTTTCCCATTCAGGGTGACCCATGGCTTCACAAAGCTTATCCCATTTCTTGTTTTCATTTTGTACAACAATGTAAACATAAGCATTAGGATCAGTTTCCCAACCTTTAGCTTTGTAACACCAACCAATAACTTGTCCGCCTTCAGTATTTTCAGCACGTGGAATAGCTTTACCCCATTTCCAGTCAGGGTAAACTGCGTAATGAGGAAGAGCACCTAAGTTGTCTAACATAATTTGGTCACGTAACTTAATACGGCAAAGGTTCAATACAGCATCTTGCATTGATTGGTAAACAAAAGTACCTTCACCGGTGCGTTCACGTTGAAGTAAAGCTGCCAAAATACCAATTGCTAAGTGCATTCCTGTGTTTGAGTCACCAAGGGCAGCTGCAGATTGAGTAGGAACATTATCCTTACCAGTATTCCAACCAGTTGCAGAAGCAGCACCACCAGCAGATTGAGCTACAGGTTCAAAGGCTTTAACATTTTCAAAACGTGAACCTTGGTTAAATCCCTTTAATGAAGCGTAGATCAATCTAGGATTCATTTCATGAAGCTTTTCCCAGCCAAAACCGTTTCTATCAGCTGAACCAGGAGCAATATTTTCTACGAAAATGTCGGCTTTCTTAATTAAGTCGTACATAATCTTCTTGCCTTCTGGAGCTTTAATATCGACAGTTAGAGACTTCTTGTTAGCATTTAATTGTAAGAAGTAAAGGCTCCATGCGTCTTTAATATCAAGTAATTCGTTTCTAGTTGGGTCACCAGTGTCAGTACGTTCAATTTTAATAACGTCGGCACCAAGCCAAGCTAAAAGTTGGGTACATGAAGGACCAGATTGAACTTGAGTCCAGTCAACAACTTTAATACCTTTTAATGGAGCATATGCATTCTGTTCGTTTTTCTCATTTTCAGTCATTTTATTTACTCCTTTTTACTTATCTTCGTTCTTTTCCTTTTCTTCAAGTGGCTTTAAATTCAAAGTAGGATTCAAATTACCAATGTGTCCTGATTCCTTACCCATTGATGGAGCAATTTGAACATTAATAATATTAGGACGACCTGAGTCGACAGCTTTGGCAAAGGTTGCTTTCATTTCTTCATAATTGCTTACAAAGTAGTAGTCACCGCCAAAAGCCTTAGCCATTAATTCATAGCGGGCAGTTGGATCAAGAGTAGTTGGACCCAGTTGGTTTGGTACTGGATTAGAAACACCATTGTAAATACCACCGTTGTTGATAATTACGACAGTAATTGGAAGATGATAACGACACATAGTTTCAGTTTCCATACCATCAAAACCAAAGGCACTGTCCCCATCTAAGGCAACAACATGTTTGCCGGTTTCAATGGCTGTAGCAATCGCATAACCCATGCCGACACCCATAACACCCCAAGTACCAGTGTCAAGACGGTGACGAGGAAGTTGCATACCGATCATGTCACGACCAATATCCAAAGTATTTGCACCTTCACTGACTAAGTAAGTATCAGGATGCTTTTGGAAGTATTCATTAATTGGTTCAATAGCGCCATAGTAACCAAATTCTGGATTAGTTTCGCCTGCAGAAATTCTCTTAGCAAACTTGGCATCGTTCTTTTCGGTATCTGCTTTAATAGCATCAAGCCAATCAGAGCTTGCTTTGTAGCCAGTTGCAGTTAAAGCTGGAACTAATTTTGCCAAGATTGATTGTAAGTCACCTTGAAGGGGAGCTGAAATCTTTTGTGATGAATCAAATTGAGTAGCATCAATATCTAATTGAATGAATTTTGCATTAGGATTGAATTCAGGAGCATCCCCATAGGAAAGCATCCAGTTGAGACGAGCACCAATTAAAATAACTACATCTGCATTCTTAAGTGATAGTGAACGAGCTGCAGCTGCTGAGTGAGGATCGTTATCTGGAACAACACCTTTAGCCATTGACATAGGCAAAAATGGGATATCGGTCTTGTTAACCAATTCTTGAACTTGCTTTTCAGTGCGATCATATGCGGCACCTTTACCAAGGATGATCAAAGGCTTCTTAGCATTTTTAATTATGTCAACAGCGCGGCTGACCGCTTCATCACTAGGCTCTTGCTTTGGAGCAGGGTCAACTACTTTATAGATTCCCATATCTTTTTGATCAGTTTCAGTATCAAATTGAGAAATGGTATCAGCAGGTAGGTCAAGGTAGACACCACCAGGACGACCAGAAACAGCAGTGCGGACGGCACGAGCAACTGCTGTTCCAATGTCTTGGGCTCTGTCCACACGATAAGCTTTTTTACAGAAAGGCTTGGCTCTGTTGTATTGATCCATTCCTTCGTAATCACCTTGGGCTAAGTCAATAATGTGACGTTCTGAAGATCCAGATATCATAATAAGTGGAAAACAGTTTTTAGTGGCTTGAGCTAAGGCAGTTAATCCATTTAAAAATCCGGGTGCTGAAACGGTTAAACCTACACCTGGTTTTTGAGTTAAAAAGCCTGCAGCTGCAGCAGCATCTACAGCAGCATCTTCTCGACGGAAACCATAATATTTCATTCCGCGCAATTCAGCTAAACGAGCTAAATCGGTTACAGGAATACCAACAATTCCGTATATGTTATTAATACCATTTTTTTGCAAAGCCTCGATTAAAAGACTAGCGCCGGTCCTATTTAAAGAATCATCTACCATATTTTGATCCTCCTACATATAAGCATGTAATATAGTTTACGCTTTCGTTATAAACTTTTTTTTATTAATTAGCAAGCAATATTATTTATAAAAATATAATTTGTTTTATTTGCTTATTTGATTAACTAGGCCTATATTAGACGTGTAAATTTTAATGCTTGTTTTTTAATTTAACTGAACAGGAGGTTAATGATGGTTAGCATTTTAATCAATGATGTTATCCCGATTCTGGTTATCATGTTATTGGGATACCTCTGCGGCAAGTTTTATTTCTTTGATAATGACCAACGTCAGGGACTTAATAAATTAGTTCTTGATATTGCTTTGCCTGCCGCCTTATTTATTTCAATTGTAAAGGCAACGAGATCTATGTTTGCACAAGATATTGTGTTGACATTAATCTCAATCATCGGCGTTACTGGTCTATTTATGTTGAGCTTTTTCTTAGATAAATTATTCTTCCACAGAAATACTCAACAAGCTGCGGTTTGTGCGTTGATTGCAGGATCTCC includes:
- a CDS encoding putative holin-like toxin, which encodes MSVYEAISLMLLFGTFVLALLTYIDHHNKK
- a CDS encoding GNAT family N-acetyltransferase, whose protein sequence is MTLNIRTVKMDDLDAIVKLESSAFHMSEEMTRKDMIGRIENYSDTFLVAEVDGKVVGHAFGPASKDRYIKDELYFKNQPNNAQYPYQTILSLATRKEYRKQGIASALIEELCKIAQAQDRGAVTLTCLPKLFHFYETRGFVNEGKTSDDIPDPENVNSYNMVREIKK
- a CDS encoding YbhB/YbcL family Raf kinase inhibitor-like protein, translated to MKIEIPTMNGFIPDCYSKFANEDQKIEGKPSRSFPIFITDAPDKAKTLAVYFRDFDSVPVCGFTWIHWLAANLPVRDVPANISHSKNTSLDFVQGNNSNISKFLGEDSGPVEGYTGPMPPDKTHYYTLTVYALDTKLDLKEGYWLNDFLREMEGHIVDSATISVPSRAQ
- a CDS encoding NADP-dependent oxidoreductase; the encoded protein is MKAAQLIKYDKKDPLIEIRDINSQLLGAHDLLIKTKTAAVNPLDNLISHGDLKLVVPYKLPQTMGNEFVGTIEKVGPEVTKFKIGDRIFARNPVDNIGAFAQKIVINEKAVAKVPEYLSDQEAVAVPLTALTAMQTFQLLNLKAGQTLFISGGSGSFGAMAIPLAIAQGYKVITTGNETSRARLEKLGVKNFFNYKTEDYTKAVANVDAVIDTIGGEETIKQLSILKDGGEIVSLKGMPNREFAKKMNMGLAKELLFNVAARKIEKEAKKRNQNYHFIFVQANGQQLEEAAKILEKNQIHPLIGNQYSLTEVNAALADVAHRKSLGKVIINF
- a CDS encoding ABC transporter ATP-binding protein; translation: MLIETYGLTKNYGKKLALNNVDLKIDRGQLVAYLGTNGAGKSTTINILTGLLKPTSGTITYAPNLKIGVVFQDSVLDNNLTVKDNLYLRAKMYKTFSKDWLAQLINLIGIKKFLNQKYGTLSGGQRRRVDIARALIDHPDLLFLDEPTTGLDLQTRLVIWNLLQKLQKEQGLTIFLTTHYLEEAENADQMYILENGNILAKGSASQIKEKYAPSKLVVKMKDNKPPLHSKTLKDNNFELDALDSNQALDFLTKNKNQIEDFEYHKGSINDAFIKITGKELQ
- a CDS encoding LytTR family DNA-binding domain-containing protein codes for the protein MKVKFQADPSLEDEIEVEVRASDENITVKRLLTYLNKFGKKERNLLPVKTSERIVTVKRDELIKVEVQGTSLTYYTVSEVVKTTGRLYQVLENLNDDFVQVSRHSVINLNYLESLESGFAGNMVAILAEGLKTDVSRRYLPDLERELGL
- a CDS encoding ABC transporter permease codes for the protein MFALVQRNIKIYFSNIPGVIMSCFGALISFFIYVGFLQKNLESSWPQIANAKQMLDLWMITGIVAIAGITTSFQALGQLVKDRETRTADDMRLTDLSLSEQNLAYVLSSSIVSFLMQIITFVVMDIYFTAVDKINISLKNSLLALIFMTLGAIGATLLNEIIVLFIRSSTTFSRLSAVIGAIAGFAVATYLPYGTLSSTAQTLVKLVPSSYEASALRSLFLNKISEGQMPASVRSTMVNYLGIHFKINGYQLTRADTGYVMIGMILLLSLVIILASLIIGKRKVQIES
- a CDS encoding Rrf2 family transcriptional regulator, producing the protein MKDTKFSIAIHILSMIALSPHPINSVDIAKSVGTNPSYIRKIMSFLKDHKIIESHRGKTGIQLLVDPAQLDLLTIYKIVEEDDPHIFQVHQNANAECPVGRNIVNAVFPFLDDAEKQFQHSLQHDTLADVIERLKQLERSRNHESSSTN
- the frc gene encoding formyl-CoA transferase, with amino-acid sequence MTENEKNEQNAYAPLKGIKVVDWTQVQSGPSCTQLLAWLGADVIKIERTDTGDPTRNELLDIKDAWSLYFLQLNANKKSLTVDIKAPEGKKIMYDLIKKADIFVENIAPGSADRNGFGWEKLHEMNPRLIYASLKGFNQGSRFENVKAFEPVAQSAGGAASATGWNTGKDNVPTQSAAALGDSNTGMHLAIGILAALLQRERTGEGTFVYQSMQDAVLNLCRIKLRDQIMLDNLGALPHYAVYPDWKWGKAIPRAENTEGGQVIGWCYKAKGWETDPNAYVYIVVQNENKKWDKLCEAMGHPEWEKDPRFVDWEHRQLHKEELYPLIEAYTKQYDKYTLTKELGKAGVPVGPVLDWHELENDPDLNSDGTIVTIDQGGNRGDFKTIGLPFTLSNYKPSYDRAPDLGENNKEILKSLGYDPEQIDELAEKGVISKARGPKNPAVHVIKGE
- a CDS encoding DUF3021 domain-containing protein; amino-acid sequence: MGFGAICYVCILTFLYPGIAPTVKETTSVLVISGFIGLISMIFETDLPMSIAIIIHFVGTFCLFVVMALINPRWVINISTIVVFVLIYVIIWLICLLEQKKTVNRINDRIKKRNLK
- a CDS encoding TetR/AcrR family transcriptional regulator, producing MSDIRVQNTKNNLIAALLSCLENKSVHKLKVKDIIDKAGVSTRTFYQYYSDVNDLLRDTEDSFVAEYLKNVEKDRDSLGDLDLDTPFEDQLETILNATKNTIEFCYAHKKEIQLLLSDNGDTRFYNMIFQTGCEEIMKRMSQMKNIDELKMDEKEQMRMMISVQVFVHSIIGMVRVLLEYSDRLAPYDVRQSILTFLRESPVASMNINKK